One segment of Clostridium ljungdahlii DSM 13528 DNA contains the following:
- a CDS encoding glycoside hydrolase family 130 protein — protein MDIRRYKGNPIITCSDITPSSKDFQVIGVFNPGAAEYNGEVVLALRIAERVEQETEDYMRVPLLDENNKLKFVTINKKDENYDFSDSRVIKKVGSNVDFDYLTSMSHIRIARSCDGVNFKIDEVPFIFPENKYESFGVEDPRITKIDDNYYMTYSAVSKYGIVVELAVTNDFKSYKKLGNIFNTENKDAVIFPEKIGEKYFALNRPVSKSTGNPVIWISESDNLINWGNHKILACTRESSWDSSKVGAGIPPIKTDEGWLELYHGVDDMEHYSMGALLLDTNCPEKVIGRSKEPILRPEENYEKSGFFSDVIFPCGSVLRKDELYIYYGICDNSIGLAIVKIKDILNTLD, from the coding sequence ATGGATATAAGAAGATATAAAGGTAATCCAATTATAACATGCAGTGATATAACTCCCTCTAGTAAAGACTTTCAGGTTATAGGGGTGTTTAATCCAGGGGCAGCAGAGTATAATGGAGAAGTGGTTTTAGCTTTGAGAATAGCTGAAAGAGTTGAGCAGGAAACGGAAGATTATATGAGAGTCCCCCTTTTAGATGAAAATAATAAGCTTAAATTTGTGACAATAAATAAAAAAGATGAAAACTATGATTTTAGTGATTCAAGAGTTATAAAAAAGGTAGGCAGCAATGTTGATTTTGACTATCTTACTTCTATGTCACATATAAGAATTGCAAGAAGCTGCGATGGTGTAAACTTTAAAATAGACGAGGTTCCTTTTATTTTCCCGGAAAATAAATATGAAAGTTTTGGAGTTGAAGATCCAAGAATAACTAAAATAGACGATAATTATTATATGACTTATAGCGCAGTATCCAAGTATGGTATTGTAGTGGAGTTAGCTGTAACTAATGATTTTAAAAGTTATAAAAAATTAGGTAATATTTTTAATACTGAGAATAAAGACGCAGTGATTTTTCCAGAAAAAATAGGTGAAAAGTATTTTGCACTAAATAGGCCGGTATCAAAGAGTACCGGCAATCCTGTAATATGGATATCTGAATCGGATAACTTGATCAACTGGGGGAATCATAAAATATTGGCATGTACTAGAGAAAGCTCCTGGGACTCTTCTAAAGTAGGGGCAGGTATACCTCCTATAAAAACAGATGAAGGATGGCTTGAATTATACCATGGGGTAGATGATATGGAACATTATTCTATGGGAGCACTTTTACTTGATACAAATTGCCCGGAAAAAGTTATTGGACGAAGTAAAGAGCCCATTCTTAGACCTGAAGAAAATTATGAAAAATCGGGGTTCTTTTCAGATGTTATTTTCCCTTGTGGATCTGTTTTGCGGAAAGATGAATTATATATATATTATGGAATATGTGATAATTCTATTGGACTTGCGATAGTAAAAATAAAGGATATTTTGAATACACTGGATTAA
- a CDS encoding VanZ family protein yields the protein MKKIILIILCILWMGFIFYNSSNNGDISNQRSYNILDNLRKEYRQIKENKIVSKDVNSNVQIKTQKDQAKSAYVNPTDNREEKLNLIIRKNAHAFEYFILAILVSGVLFEFNVKGAKALIYIMFVCLFYAVMDEFHQAFVPGRSSLVSDVLIDFLGSLIGIFIFYTIYYLVHKIKSRQKGSLISFKQVFF from the coding sequence ATTAAAAAGATAATTTTGATTATTTTATGTATTCTTTGGATGGGATTTATATTTTATAACTCATCAAATAATGGTGATATCTCTAACCAAAGAAGTTATAACATATTAGACAATTTAAGAAAAGAGTACAGACAAATTAAGGAAAACAAAATTGTAAGTAAGGATGTAAATAGCAATGTTCAAATTAAAACTCAAAAAGATCAAGCTAAAAGTGCATATGTGAATCCTACAGATAATAGAGAAGAGAAGCTGAATTTAATTATAAGGAAAAATGCCCATGCATTTGAGTATTTTATACTTGCTATTTTAGTCAGTGGAGTGTTATTTGAATTTAATGTAAAAGGGGCAAAAGCTTTAATATACATAATGTTTGTATGTCTTTTTTATGCTGTTATGGATGAATTTCACCAAGCGTTTGTGCCTGGTAGAAGTTCTCTTGTAAGTGATGTACTCATAGATTTTTTGGGAAGCTTGATTGGAATTTTTATTTTTTACACAATTTATTACTTGGTTCATAAAATAAAATCAAGACAAAAAGGAAGCCTAATTTCATTTAAGCAGGTATTTTTTTGA
- a CDS encoding Ldh family oxidoreductase has protein sequence MSYTKVKYEDIKKLCNLVFEKFGFNREDSETITSVLLLSDLYGIESHGIQRLVKYYSEIKSGLININSKIKIVKETPVSATIDGMGGMGQLIGKKAMNLAIKKAKTSGMGMVVVRNSNHYGIAGYYAKMAEEEGLLGISMTNSPAVMVPTFGKDAMLGTNPIAISFPAKPYPFLMDMATSVVTRGKIEVYNKRHEPLPLGLALNSDGEDTTDPLDVLLNVRKNSGGGLLPLGGSKESTGGHKGYGFALAVEMFTAILSGGFTANKVSLDRENGSGTCHYFFAVDYGIFGDKQSIEENFSSYLNELRNSKKAKGATRIYTHGEKEVESYKDKMKNGIPVNDTTLKEIYDICDYFSIKASDYVTKVV, from the coding sequence ATGTCATACACCAAAGTTAAATATGAAGATATAAAAAAGCTGTGTAATTTGGTTTTTGAGAAATTTGGATTCAACCGGGAAGATAGTGAAACCATAACTAGCGTTTTGCTTTTATCAGATCTATATGGAATTGAATCCCATGGTATTCAAAGGCTGGTCAAGTACTACAGTGAAATAAAAAGTGGTCTTATAAATATCAATTCTAAAATAAAAATAGTAAAGGAAACACCTGTATCTGCAACAATAGATGGCATGGGCGGTATGGGACAGCTAATTGGTAAAAAAGCTATGAATCTCGCAATTAAAAAAGCTAAAACTTCAGGAATGGGTATGGTAGTAGTTAGAAATTCAAATCACTATGGTATTGCAGGCTACTATGCCAAAATGGCTGAGGAGGAAGGACTTCTTGGAATTTCAATGACCAACTCTCCAGCTGTAATGGTACCAACCTTTGGAAAAGATGCTATGCTTGGCACAAATCCTATTGCCATATCTTTTCCAGCTAAACCCTACCCATTTTTAATGGATATGGCTACTAGCGTAGTTACTAGGGGAAAAATTGAAGTTTATAACAAAAGGCATGAACCTCTTCCCCTTGGTCTAGCTTTAAATAGTGATGGTGAAGATACTACAGATCCCTTAGATGTACTTCTTAATGTACGAAAAAATTCTGGAGGAGGACTGCTTCCTCTTGGAGGATCAAAAGAATCAACTGGAGGACATAAAGGTTATGGATTTGCACTTGCAGTTGAAATGTTTACAGCAATTTTATCTGGAGGATTTACTGCAAATAAAGTTAGCTTAGATAGGGAAAATGGATCTGGAACATGTCATTATTTCTTTGCAGTGGATTATGGTATATTTGGGGATAAACAATCCATTGAAGAGAACTTTTCCAGCTACCTAAATGAACTTAGAAATTCAAAGAAAGCAAAAGGCGCCACAAGAATATATACTCATGGTGAGAAAGAAGTAGAATCCTATAAGGATAAAATGAAAAATGGAATTCCAGTAAACGACACTACTCTTAAAGAAATATACGACATATGTGACTACTTTAGCATAAAAGCTAGTGACTATGTAACTAAAGTAGTATAA
- a CDS encoding MTP-1 family protein: MLVTCDKLLKEYDNKKAKKIAKRVKFIGIFNKDVYNITAPFLSNGRTVIAGRVESKRSNDSMVLFFEKYEDAWCHIIESPIMNLEDPFFTKIGNEMVVGGVEVFNDINDPNNLIWRTMIYKGKDIFHLKLFFVGPEGMKDLRITELKDGTIGVLTRPQGAKGGRGKIGFAKIKRLNDLSMGVIEDAPILNDFFNDDEWGGINSIYPIDQNNIGLLGHIAKVDEKGMKHYYSMTFVLDINSMAYKDVQIIASRNDFLPGPSKNETLYDVVFSGGLTFKGKKAILYAGISDIEAQTLEIDNPFYDYMNKNPELYFDNL, encoded by the coding sequence ATGCTTGTTACTTGTGATAAATTATTGAAGGAGTATGATAATAAAAAAGCAAAAAAAATAGCCAAGAGAGTTAAATTTATAGGAATATTTAACAAGGATGTTTATAATATAACAGCTCCTTTTTTAAGCAATGGTAGAACAGTAATAGCTGGTAGAGTTGAATCAAAGAGAAGTAACGATTCCATGGTTCTTTTTTTTGAAAAATATGAAGATGCATGGTGTCATATAATAGAATCACCTATTATGAATTTGGAAGACCCATTTTTCACAAAGATAGGTAATGAAATGGTAGTAGGCGGAGTTGAAGTGTTTAATGATATAAATGATCCTAATAATCTTATATGGAGAACTATGATATATAAAGGTAAGGACATTTTTCATCTTAAGCTTTTTTTTGTAGGACCTGAGGGAATGAAGGATTTACGCATAACTGAGCTAAAAGATGGTACCATAGGTGTATTAACCCGTCCTCAAGGAGCTAAAGGTGGAAGAGGAAAGATAGGATTTGCAAAGATTAAAAGATTAAATGATTTGAGCATGGGAGTTATTGAAGATGCTCCTATTTTAAATGATTTTTTTAATGATGATGAATGGGGAGGAATCAACAGCATATATCCTATTGATCAAAATAATATAGGACTTTTAGGGCATATAGCAAAAGTAGACGAGAAGGGAATGAAGCACTATTATTCCATGACTTTTGTACTTGATATAAATTCTATGGCATATAAAGACGTACAGATAATTGCAAGCAGAAATGATTTCTTGCCGGGACCTAGTAAAAATGAAACGCTTTATGATGTAGTCTTTAGTGGAGGGCTCACATTTAAGGGTAAGAAAGCCATTTTGTATGCAGGAATAAGTGACATTGAAGCACAAACACTCGAAATAGATAATCCATTTTATGATTATATGAATAAAAATCCAGAATTATACTTCGATAATTTATAG
- a CDS encoding cell wall-binding repeat-containing protein, with translation MNKIKNLIFGMLCILVIMWIRSSSLVYAADVSVTLRFNSDGILTQPQQVMISNSGDFFNNETGIQNRGNSNDGKWINYTLVSGHNYMEVDNWKLADGNWISDNNWDHSSNLRRVYIKFKDSSGKESGGVSQTIDSTGTEIIDYTKINGGDMYTNSENVTVNFKGDSIYGYNIDGIENVKCGPVSLSTDGGQTWGQQENYSASDWSTPCTLPIGDGIKYINIYGSISTVSAGDLIIATTISIILDKTPPSIKNVSVTPQAWTNQAIVTANFSDATSGVAKKLYAPGMKDISYFKTAGAAVQTINGNSFSVNANGEYSIYAEDGAGNGTVQVVDVNGIGMAMVKFLGGNGSENVNVNNLVINSYGSSGYEFKLPNTVKDNIVKAVNDTKASEAVISVESKSIDVTFPEISSITDADLENGITVLVTVGANNNISPGQYIAILKMTPGSTDSNFDLTFSNINPTVASFDKYTSSSNYKDIPVTMTLKGNTLSSIYNGISKLTSGTDYTVSGDTVTISKAYLAKQTAGTTVLTFNFSAGNSQTLSITVEDTTPVETKGTGTVVDETGKAVKTIDTEITTEADKTRMLSVKAQDILLVKEPDGTESPISDLSKIGFSSEGNAGVSISQDGTIKITNLKDSTDSKIDVTFDMGNGQKIIIGTIDVKVSQNGDVSLASSLIDPYGIITDVSTGKVISGANVTLYYADTARNKASGKTTGTAVKLPVIAGFKPADNSNPQTSDSNGAYGFMVYPDTDYYIEADKSGYDKYTSTTISVDKTIVKYSFRMNAASSSSSGGSGGSGGGTPSPAKEDIERLWGQSRIDTSLAIAKAAYKDKVSKVIIASGDNYPDALSGSILSYKFKGPVVLVRNNEDDEDKVLQYMKSNMNQDGTVYILGGSSSVEDGMEEKIVNAGFKNINRLKGSDRYETAAKIVDEAGVKEGTPVIIASGENYADALSISSAAAIKQYPVLMVKKDEIPDAIKNEISTIKPTKVFIMGMEGAVSEKVQDDISKLAKIDSKDIVRIGGQNRFDTSLKAAQYFNSQGNKVCIASGNDFADALSGSSYAANMGEPIILVNNSLTDDEKSFLQGMKLKGASILGGIGAVSSEIEDEVSKLISK, from the coding sequence ATGAATAAAATAAAGAATTTGATTTTTGGTATGCTATGTATTTTAGTTATAATGTGGATAAGAAGTTCATCACTAGTTTATGCAGCTGATGTAAGTGTAACTTTACGATTTAATAGTGATGGTATTTTAACACAACCTCAACAAGTAATGATTTCAAACAGTGGAGATTTTTTTAACAATGAAACAGGCATTCAGAATAGGGGAAATAGCAATGATGGAAAGTGGATAAATTATACATTAGTATCAGGACATAACTATATGGAAGTTGATAATTGGAAGTTAGCTGATGGCAATTGGATAAGTGATAATAACTGGGATCATAGTAGTAATCTAAGACGTGTATATATTAAATTTAAAGATTCGTCAGGAAAGGAATCTGGCGGTGTTTCCCAGACAATAGATAGTACTGGTACAGAAATTATTGACTATACAAAGATAAATGGGGGAGATATGTATACCAATAGTGAAAATGTAACAGTTAATTTTAAAGGAGATAGCATATATGGATATAATATCGATGGAATAGAAAATGTTAAATGTGGACCTGTTAGTCTTTCTACTGATGGCGGACAAACATGGGGTCAGCAAGAAAATTACAGTGCATCAGACTGGAGTACTCCATGTACTTTACCCATAGGTGATGGAATCAAATATATAAATATATATGGATCTATCTCTACTGTTAGTGCAGGAGATCTAATAATAGCTACAACAATATCCATAATATTGGACAAAACTCCCCCGAGTATTAAAAATGTAAGTGTTACGCCGCAAGCATGGACTAATCAGGCTATAGTAACAGCTAATTTCTCAGATGCAACTAGCGGTGTAGCAAAAAAGCTTTATGCCCCGGGAATGAAGGATATAAGCTATTTTAAAACTGCAGGAGCTGCAGTGCAAACTATTAATGGAAATAGTTTTTCTGTGAATGCAAATGGAGAATATTCAATTTATGCTGAGGATGGAGCAGGAAATGGAACGGTTCAGGTTGTTGATGTAAATGGTATAGGTATGGCTATGGTGAAGTTTTTAGGGGGAAATGGAAGCGAAAATGTAAATGTTAATAATTTAGTTATAAACTCATATGGGTCAAGTGGATACGAGTTTAAACTTCCCAATACAGTAAAAGACAATATAGTAAAAGCAGTAAATGATACAAAAGCTAGTGAGGCAGTCATAAGTGTAGAAAGTAAAAGCATTGATGTAACATTTCCTGAAATCTCAAGTATAACTGATGCAGATCTGGAAAATGGGATAACAGTTTTAGTCACTGTGGGAGCAAATAACAATATCAGCCCAGGACAATATATAGCAATTTTAAAAATGACACCAGGCAGTACAGACAGTAATTTTGATTTAACCTTTTCAAACATAAATCCAACAGTTGCAAGTTTTGACAAATATACTAGTTCATCAAATTACAAGGACATTCCAGTAACCATGACACTAAAAGGAAATACATTGAGCAGTATATATAATGGAATATCAAAGCTTACTTCAGGGACAGACTATACAGTAAGCGGGGATACAGTAACCATAAGCAAAGCTTATCTTGCAAAACAAACAGCAGGAACAACAGTATTAACCTTTAACTTCAGTGCAGGAAATTCACAGACGCTGTCCATAACAGTGGAAGATACGACTCCGGTAGAAACAAAGGGGACAGGTACTGTAGTAGATGAAACAGGGAAAGCAGTTAAGACGATAGATACTGAAATAACTACTGAAGCTGATAAAACCAGGATGCTTTCTGTGAAAGCACAGGATATTTTACTTGTAAAGGAACCTGATGGAACAGAAAGTCCGATAAGTGATTTATCAAAGATTGGCTTTTCTTCTGAAGGAAATGCAGGGGTTTCAATTTCTCAAGATGGAACCATTAAAATAACAAATTTGAAAGACAGCACGGATTCAAAAATTGATGTAACCTTTGACATGGGCAATGGCCAGAAAATAATAATTGGAACCATTGATGTTAAGGTTTCTCAAAATGGAGATGTAAGTCTTGCAAGCAGTCTTATTGATCCTTATGGAATTATAACAGATGTTTCTACGGGAAAAGTTATTTCAGGTGCAAATGTAACTTTGTATTATGCTGACACTGCAAGAAACAAGGCTTCTGGAAAAACTACTGGTACTGCAGTAAAACTTCCAGTTATAGCTGGATTTAAGCCTGCAGATAACAGCAATCCACAGACAAGTGATTCAAATGGTGCCTATGGATTTATGGTGTATCCTGATACAGATTACTATATAGAAGCAGACAAAAGTGGATATGACAAATATACAAGTACTACCATATCTGTAGATAAGACAATTGTAAAATATAGCTTTAGAATGAATGCAGCTTCATCCAGCTCAAGCGGCGGCTCTGGAGGCAGTGGCGGTGGAACACCATCCCCTGCAAAGGAAGACATAGAAAGGCTGTGGGGACAGAGCAGAATAGATACTTCTCTTGCAATTGCAAAGGCAGCCTACAAGGATAAAGTATCAAAAGTTATAATAGCATCAGGAGACAACTATCCAGATGCACTTTCAGGAAGTATACTTTCTTATAAATTCAAGGGTCCAGTAGTCCTTGTCAGAAATAATGAAGACGATGAAGATAAAGTACTTCAGTACATGAAGTCAAATATGAATCAAGATGGAACTGTATATATTCTCGGGGGAAGTTCTTCTGTAGAGGATGGCATGGAAGAAAAGATAGTTAATGCAGGTTTTAAAAATATAAACAGGCTAAAGGGCAGTGACAGATATGAAACAGCAGCAAAAATAGTAGATGAAGCTGGAGTAAAAGAAGGAACTCCGGTAATCATAGCATCAGGTGAAAATTATGCAGATGCACTTTCTATAAGCAGTGCAGCAGCAATTAAGCAGTATCCTGTACTTATGGTAAAGAAAGATGAAATACCGGATGCTATAAAGAATGAAATCTCAACAATAAAACCTACTAAGGTATTTATAATGGGAATGGAAGGAGCTGTAAGTGAAAAAGTTCAGGATGATATTTCAAAGCTAGCTAAAATAGACAGCAAAGATATTGTACGAATAGGCGGGCAGAATAGATTTGATACATCCCTTAAAGCAGCACAGTATTTTAACTCCCAGGGAAACAAGGTATGTATAGCATCGGGAAATGACTTTGCAGATGCACTTTCAGGAAGCAGTTATGCAGCAAATATGGGCGAACCTATAATACTTGTAAATAACAGTTTAACAGATGATGAAAAATCATTTTTACAGGGCATGAAACTGAAAGGTGCCTCTATTTTAGGAGGAATAGGTGCTGTAAGCAGTGAAATTGAAGATGAAGTTTCCAAACTTATAAGTAAATAA
- a CDS encoding efflux RND transporter periplasmic adaptor subunit, with translation MKKIILVCLVVMGVFLGGCSYNKNSAPTKTITNSNEQNDKGSFIMGGKIATNEDTQITSNISARVSEVSVDIGTKVTDGQVVIKLDTQDLQNQVDQAQNALNAANSNLTSAQSSTYNSTSLTGSSTSSNISTYQSQVNQAQAALKSAQNSLNNATITSPIAGTVSAKNVNVGDMAYPGKPLISIVNSDKLYVNAYAPSYILNKINVGQNVIIRVPDLPDQDFQGKVTVINSKVEPQSSDILVQVSINGKNPSLKPGMFAEIGLE, from the coding sequence ATGAAAAAAATTATTTTAGTTTGTTTAGTAGTTATGGGAGTGTTTTTAGGTGGCTGTAGTTATAATAAAAATTCAGCTCCTACCAAGACGATTACAAATTCTAATGAGCAGAATGATAAAGGTTCATTTATAATGGGAGGAAAGATTGCAACAAATGAAGATACTCAAATAACTTCAAACATTTCAGCAAGGGTTTCAGAAGTATCTGTAGACATAGGGACAAAAGTAACAGATGGACAAGTTGTTATAAAATTGGATACCCAAGATCTTCAGAATCAAGTTGATCAAGCACAAAATGCATTAAATGCTGCAAATTCAAATTTAACTAGTGCACAAAGTAGTACGTATAATAGTACAAGCTTAACAGGTAGTTCTACATCGTCCAATATAAGTACTTATCAAAGTCAGGTAAATCAGGCACAGGCTGCATTAAAATCTGCTCAAAATTCGCTTAATAATGCTACTATTACATCGCCTATTGCAGGAACAGTTAGTGCTAAAAATGTAAATGTTGGAGATATGGCTTATCCAGGTAAACCGCTTATCTCAATAGTTAATTCTGATAAATTATATGTAAATGCATATGCACCATCTTACATTTTAAATAAGATTAACGTTGGTCAAAATGTAATTATTAGAGTACCTGACCTTCCAGATCAGGATTTTCAAGGAAAAGTAACTGTCATAAATTCTAAGGTAGAGCCGCAAAGTTCAGATATTTTAGTACAGGTTAGTATAAATGGTAAAAATCCATCTTTGAAACCAGGTATGTTTGCGGAAATAGGATTAGAGTAG
- a CDS encoding macro domain-containing protein, whose product MIKIGNNTIEIKKGYITQEHSDAIVNPANSKLQHGGGAALAIVSAGGFEIQNDSNKLISIIGNVPVGKAVITYGHKLPAKFVIHTVGPVMGEGNENEKLKKAVTSVLNLAECYNLHSISMPAISSGIFGFPKDKCAEILLETTIKFFTNKDTSLNKVVMCNFDEKTYNIFLEKSKKYLLK is encoded by the coding sequence ATGATTAAAATAGGTAATAACACAATTGAAATCAAAAAAGGATATATAACACAAGAGCACAGTGATGCCATTGTAAATCCTGCAAACAGCAAACTACAACATGGAGGCGGCGCAGCTCTAGCCATAGTCTCTGCCGGTGGATTTGAAATACAAAATGATAGCAATAAGCTTATATCAATAATTGGAAATGTTCCTGTTGGAAAAGCAGTTATAACATATGGACATAAGTTACCTGCTAAATTTGTTATACACACTGTAGGCCCTGTAATGGGTGAAGGCAATGAAAACGAGAAGCTAAAAAAAGCTGTAACAAGTGTGCTCAATCTGGCAGAGTGCTATAATTTACATTCTATATCCATGCCCGCCATAAGTTCCGGTATATTCGGCTTTCCAAAAGATAAATGTGCTGAAATACTTCTTGAAACTACCATAAAGTTTTTCACAAATAAAGACACGAGTTTAAATAAAGTTGTAATGTGCAATTTCGACGAAAAAACCTATAACATTTTCCTTGAAAAATCAAAAAAATACCTGCTTAAATGA
- a CDS encoding potassium channel family protein — MIHKISKKSLKLIYNVFIGILSLSIIIILIFEDAGNLTARDLDTVHKIDNIIWMIFVVDYFTRLIISDNKKTFIKKNIIDLIAIIPFNMIFQSLRIVESTKLFKTLKLINFLRSLRALAFFFKFQKCLNEFIKTNKFNYILQLTIVTILMGGVGMHFAEGRTLGDSIWLSFVTTTTVGYGDISPSTTAGRIIASILMLTGIGFIGTLTSTISAYFIDRKAKKVRKNFKYKVLDTIKEELDDFDSLSNEDINNICKTLIGLKNK; from the coding sequence ATGATCCATAAAATTTCTAAAAAAAGCTTAAAATTAATTTACAATGTTTTTATAGGAATACTGTCTTTAAGCATTATAATTATACTTATATTTGAAGATGCAGGGAATCTTACAGCTAGAGACCTGGATACAGTTCACAAAATAGATAATATAATATGGATGATTTTTGTAGTCGACTATTTTACACGACTTATAATTTCAGACAATAAAAAGACTTTCATAAAGAAAAATATTATAGACTTAATTGCCATAATACCATTTAATATGATATTTCAAAGTTTAAGGATAGTTGAAAGTACAAAATTATTTAAAACTTTAAAATTAATAAATTTTTTAAGATCTTTACGGGCTCTGGCATTCTTCTTTAAGTTTCAAAAATGTTTAAATGAATTTATAAAAACTAATAAATTTAATTATATACTTCAACTTACCATAGTCACTATACTTATGGGAGGAGTGGGGATGCATTTTGCAGAAGGCAGGACACTTGGAGATTCAATTTGGCTGAGTTTTGTAACTACAACTACAGTGGGATACGGTGATATTTCTCCCTCAACCACAGCAGGAAGGATAATAGCATCCATTTTAATGCTTACGGGTATAGGATTTATAGGAACGCTTACAAGTACCATTTCTGCATACTTTATAGATAGGAAGGCTAAAAAGGTACGTAAAAATTTTAAATACAAGGTTTTGGATACCATTAAGGAAGAGTTAGATGACTTTGATAGTTTGTCTAATGAAGATATAAACAACATCTGCAAAACATTGATAGGCTTGAAAAATAAATAG
- a CDS encoding FAD-binding oxidoreductase: protein MNSQIVENLRKITGADWVTDDLSQMQSYLQDETEALIRVESSKDCVVVKPSSPEEISKILTYANEIMIPVIARGGGTGVCGAAVPIKPSIILSLERLNKIVEFDKKNLMITVESGVTLANLLEELNKQDKLFFPIHPGDEGAQIGGMVAVNAGGTKAVKHGIMRNHVKALEVVLPTGEIATLGGKLIKNNMGYDLLQMMIGSEGTLGVITKVTLKLYAKNKYTGTLIVSFDSRRDACDCVPKILQEGITPLAIEYMDRPISEKAAEHLGTKWPATKGSVDLMLMLDAKTEDELYDTSEQIVGICEEHNAVDSIIAETSKDQKEILAIRSNAYTPFKDHVADGLDMAVPPSAVPDFFDDISALSEKYHTEIPAVGHIGDGNIHNFILSDNGKLPSYYEEFKQEMYKIALKYGGTITAEHGTGKTRKEYMPLQFTKREIQIMEGIKKAFDPNGILNPGTIVD, encoded by the coding sequence TTGAATTCACAAATAGTTGAAAATCTAAGAAAAATTACCGGAGCAGACTGGGTTACGGATGATCTATCTCAGATGCAAAGTTACTTGCAGGATGAAACAGAAGCTTTAATTCGCGTTGAATCCTCAAAAGATTGTGTAGTAGTTAAACCCAGTTCACCAGAAGAAATATCCAAAATACTAACATATGCAAATGAAATCATGATACCTGTAATTGCTAGGGGCGGTGGTACAGGTGTATGTGGTGCAGCAGTTCCCATAAAACCAAGTATAATCTTATCTCTGGAAAGATTAAATAAGATCGTGGAATTTGATAAAAAGAATCTAATGATTACAGTGGAGTCTGGCGTAACTTTAGCAAATTTACTTGAAGAATTAAATAAACAGGATAAGTTATTCTTCCCAATACATCCCGGCGATGAAGGGGCACAAATTGGAGGAATGGTAGCTGTAAATGCAGGAGGTACAAAGGCTGTAAAACATGGAATTATGCGAAATCATGTTAAAGCTTTAGAAGTAGTTCTTCCTACAGGAGAAATAGCCACTTTAGGTGGAAAATTAATAAAAAACAACATGGGTTATGATTTGCTTCAGATGATGATTGGGAGCGAAGGGACTCTTGGTGTGATTACAAAAGTAACTTTAAAATTGTATGCAAAAAATAAATACACAGGTACACTCATAGTTTCCTTTGATTCAAGAAGGGATGCCTGCGACTGCGTTCCTAAAATACTTCAAGAAGGAATTACACCTTTAGCTATTGAATACATGGACAGACCTATTTCAGAAAAAGCTGCAGAGCACCTTGGTACTAAATGGCCTGCAACCAAAGGCTCTGTGGATTTAATGCTCATGCTGGACGCTAAAACTGAAGATGAACTTTATGATACTAGTGAACAAATCGTAGGAATATGTGAGGAACATAATGCAGTAGACAGCATTATAGCTGAAACTTCAAAGGATCAGAAGGAAATCTTAGCCATAAGGAGCAATGCCTACACTCCTTTTAAAGACCATGTAGCTGATGGACTTGACATGGCAGTTCCACCATCCGCAGTACCTGATTTCTTTGACGATATATCTGCTTTATCTGAAAAATACCATACTGAAATCCCAGCAGTTGGCCATATAGGCGATGGGAATATTCATAATTTCATACTAAGTGACAATGGTAAATTGCCTTCTTACTATGAAGAATTTAAACAGGAAATGTACAAAATTGCATTGAAATATGGTGGAACAATAACTGCAGAACATGGAACTGGAAAAACCAGAAAAGAATATATGCCTCTTCAATTTACCAAAAGAGAAATTCAAATTATGGAAGGCATTAAGAAAGCATTTGATCCTAATGGAATTTTAAATCCAGGTACTATAGTAGATTAA
- a CDS encoding DUF2442 domain-containing protein, whose translation MISIVNVILNNDYTLLIELEHGNKILFNMQRIIKTMLYSSLKDIERFKNIKVEDKIILCQPVY comes from the coding sequence GTGATCAGTATAGTAAATGTGATTCTAAATAATGATTACACACTTCTCATAGAATTGGAACACGGCAATAAAATTCTGTTTAATATGCAGAGGATAATAAAAACAATGCTTTACTCAAGTCTAAAAGATATTGAACGCTTTAAAAATATAAAAGTGGAGGACAAAATAATTTTATGCCAGCCTGTATATTAA